The genomic stretch ACTTTGAACTGCAATGTACTACgtactaggggtaatcgaagcttggGCGAGTGCGCTCGATGTTTGTAGGGGTACAGGCAGATATTTATGGggaagggtggatggttcgtgcggtAGATAAATGTTATTACTGCACaaatgaacgtgacaacttgttaaatgtaatcattaactatttatttggaattctacaagtaaacAACTCCAAAATGgaactgttacttgcaagtcttttcagcttgtggtattaaagacttgagattacttttctgtgctgaacgctgggacacaataaattgtGTTTGAACAGGAACATGTGTATTCTAGCGAGAAATAGcggacaataaagttattatttgaaTTAACAGGAAATCACGTGTAACATTCTATAGAATTTGGTGTCCATTTTGGAATTAAACTGAAGTGAACTTGAACATTCTGaattggaaaaaaggatttttgcaCTTTGGTTGATAACAACAACATTTGTCGGACCTTCAAATAGCCTCTAGTGAAACTTTCATGAGCTAAAAACTGTTTGTGGATCTTTTAGGACAGCTCAAAATACAGAATATGATATCCAACATAATCTTTGTTTAGTGATTTTATATTTGTCGCGGCTAGATTCTTTACGGACGTAGGCATTTAATGGTTTACTTACATTACACCTctcaatttcacagttttcaaaggaaTTCATTCATCAAAGCCTTGCGTGGAATGTGTGTGCGAATCACCTCATTaactttttcagtattttcgtttagtttgttgatttcagtgccgtaaatatcacaagttaTGATGAGATGGCGCCGCCGAgcttcatatctcggtagatttactttgtggcacaacgaccgccgagctacagaactcggtagattcactttgcggcacattggccgccgagctacagaactcggtagatttactttgtggcacaacggccgccgagctacagaattcggtagatttactttgtggcacaacggccgccgagctaaaCAAGCCGGTTTCATGTAAGCGCCAGGAGCCGCACACATTTTccgaggacagtgacgaaccatgcttaatacaaagtaaaattgtAGTGAGCGTGGAGGACCCACGAATCgccacgtgcgttagttcgtcaaagtgaggcaaaatgtaaccaagcgcctcaaagcgaggcaaaagtgtgtcgacgacgaaaatgcaatctcgaaaaaacttcccttattaATTGCACAGGAAACCCAACAATGCACAAAACacccaacacaaattaggggttgcgttctcgtacctcaaACGCAATTACTGGACTGTTACTTTGGTCTGCACTGCTGGATCATTAGTTTACTGTACTACAAAACCCAACCAAACTTACTTGAATTTACCAACTGAAATCCAACCATCTGTTCCCTCTGTCCCATCACTCAATGCACATAGCTTTTCAATCAGGTTTTCTATACTTTCACTACAAAAGTTAGAACCAATGTCAATAAGGCTTTTGTTTCAAATCACTGGGTTGATTAAAACAAGATCCTTCAGGGACCattctttttaaagagattgTCTTATGGGGTGGATGTGATAAGAATAATACAATCTGAACACATCCATTACTGTGGGTAAACTGGGTAAAGTATATTATTAAGGTTTATAATGCAGAACGCTGTTAATACTAATGCAAAGCTCATGAAAAGCCAAAGAATATGCATGTGATTATTAAACCACCGAAAACAGGTGGTATCAGGTAAACTGAAAGGTAATTCTAACACTTGTTTTCATAGTTAAGAGCCAGAGGAAGCACATCATAACAGCCCTTTAATCAAGGAGGCTTTGATCTCAACATTTTGGGACACAGAGTAACAAGTCTCTGTATCACCACCCAACCCTCCTGTTCAAACAAGATCTTTAGCATGCATAAGTGAAGACACAGTATGTTTCTGGATCATTATCTAGCCAATTATTATTAACTAAAACATCATCGCAgtatggtccagtggttagggcgttgggtttgcatgtggctgctccgggttcaaaccccgttctaacctctggattggatttgtttccggttgtcctggattcaactctaccatgctTTGTATAGTCACTGGCCAATGAGGATGACAGAGTGACAGTAACTTGTGATCTGAAGGCCTTCACAGGGGCTACTACCGCAACATTACCCAAATGGGCATCATCTTCGCATTTGGATGGCAGCAGAGTTGAAGAAGCTGTCTCACGCTCACAAGACATCATGGAAGGCACATGTGTCATGTTCTCCAACAACTTGGTTGCATCATTATTGCTTGTTGACAGAGACTGAATAATGACCGGGACCTCCGCTTCAGAGGACCTCACAGTTGAAGTGTCAGCTTTAAAATGCGAAATGAAGTCCTGAAGCCCTGCCAACCTTGATGTTGTCAACCATGGGACTGGTGCAAAGTGCGCTAGCATTGGCTCTACTATCAAAGTTACTTGACAACTGGCCTCTCCATTTTCACCTAAAATTTTATAAGGATGACTTAGGCAGTGATTAACTTTATAACATTGCTAATTAAAACCTGCACTGTTTTAGGGGTATTTCTGATACTGGCAATATGACCTCAAACAACAATGTCATTAAAACATTCAAAGTCAACAACGGCCAATACGAAAATGGAGTATCGTTGTGCAAAAAGCAACAGCAACCTTTCCTCAACCCGACAAACCCCACAGCCCTGACCACGCAACACCTCCTTCAAAGGTCCCATATGTAGGGGTTTCAATAGCTTTTTCCACAAACGGCTGGTGATGGTGGAATAAGCGGATGTTATCACAGAGCAAACTCAAACATGAGAGGCTACTTATTATGTAAAGACTGCTGGTGGCCagcttattgaaacccctgctcaTACAACAGTATGTCATAAACTCATCTTTATACCATTGCCTATGGAAGACACAAAGAAACAGGACCATTGGGCCCCTTCTGCTGGAATGACTTTTTCAGTGAATGAACTCATGAACCAAGCTTCTGGTGTTTGACTAGCATCAACTTCCCCTTGTCTGTGTACAGAAAATAAGTCAGAACAGCTGATTTAAGCACTCAATCAGATaaatacaatattattattgtcagtCAAACTTGTCAGTCAAACTCAGTCAAACTTGGTTTACCATCAATAATATTGATGGTAAACCAATATGATTCTTGCTAATATTTACCTAAATTTATCTAAAGGTTTAAACGAGTGACTTTTAGTGCAGACTGAAGTATTTACAGTTCTATCAAGTCACGTCAACTGGTTAACTGGTTGATGGTCTGACAGCCTTATAAAGCAATGCATGTTTTTCACTGCTATCATTCAAAATTTGCACTGACCTGTTAAATTCTTTCTTACAGTTCATTCTCTAAGACTAGCCAATTAAAGTGGGCTGTACTGACTACAATACAGCcggcaaaatgaaaaagtttgcTTTTACTGCCTAGCTCTAAGTTATACCACTTAATAATCACCATTTAGAGGTATAACTCAGAGATAGGCAACTATTGTTGTTTCACAAGTTCATTTTACTAATTCAGAGAAAAGAGGGGACGGTAACTTACATTATAGGCCTTGAAGCAAGTTGTGTTCATTTACCTTAAATAAATTGCGTTCACTTCCTCTCCAAAAAAATCCCTTATGTTCTGCACAATCTTCAAGAAAATATTGGAGCAATTAAATGAGACTGATATGGCATCATGGTTGCTTGCCACAGTAACCTTTTGAACCTTTTGAACCTTTTTAACATGCGGATCCCATGCCAGCAACAAACTGGGCTGTTTAAGGACATCAATAACCTTCTGCAAGAAAAGGAACAGACTATAAATGGGCCTGTTATGCATGAAAGGCCAAGCATGGTTTGGTTCACATAAAATATCAAGGAGATTACTTTCCACTTACATACCTGACCAGATACTGGAACAATTATAGAGCATGCATAAATTGTTTCCTGAATCCATGAAGGTGAACTTTCACTCGTCTTTTGTCATGTCCTAATACCACTGTCCACTCTTTGCAGTTGCCAGCCTTTGCCACTGGTTGGATCAATCATTTTCCAGTTGTATATGCATCTTATTCatgcaaatttagttttaacaaATATCATTGAAAAACTGTGtgtgacatttgcagactgcagactggcacccattttaaaatggttagccttcaataactgtgagttaAATTTAGTCTGTGGCCTGTGGTCTGCAGTGTAGTCTGCAAATGTCGCACACTGTTAAAAAAACAGTTGCATGCCATGACAAATATTAACACAATTCAAAGTGTGACTTGACTTCATTGTATGACTGACAAATTTACAGCTCGTCCTTCCCCGTGGGCATATTATTTAACTTATTTTTATGAACAAGTAAGtcttaaaaaaagtaaaacctTTAAATGTTAACTTTGCTTGGGATGTTTTTTTAAGCAAGAGCTCAAATCATTGCAAAAAATGGCTGCCCATGTGATCTGATTAAAAATGGTTTAGTAATAATTAAAGGACTTCTAGTACCAGGGCATCTTCGATTAGTCAATGGAACAACAAGTGGGCCTTTCCTTTTAATTTCCTGTCCTGATGCTCTTAGTATCGCAGCTATATTTCTTGTCAGCCTACCGGTATATCACGCTTATGTTATAGATACATACTTCTTTCAGATCCTGGATTTTTTTTCCGTATTGGAGTTGCTTCTTGCGGATCTTCCTGAAAATCGAAGAGGACATGTTAATTAACTTTGATGTACACTTCAGTTCTCGCACAATATTATTGTATTGTCTTGTATCCAGTTATTTTTGGAatgaagtaaagtttattgatcatgatcctcattggtacacacgcaGAGTCAAAGAGGTGATTCACGtaagacttcaccctaacaacatcaTCAGGGAgagtggaatagaaattccggaagcatggATGCCTACgatcaaaaaacacaaaaaaacacaacaacaggagaACTGTACGACAGTGGACCACCAAACGAACAACAAACTgaaacagcgaggatcgaaatgcaccgatcacagctgctgaaaaccaaccaatcacagcggagcatcctgcttaaaaggtgacgtgTAAGCAGTCGAattcatcgcctgatgaagactagcagtatgcagtcgaaacttcgcaatctacatcacaagtgaccacatcgtgagacaaacgagaaaactTTATCATTACTGTACTTCACCatgatgaataacagcaacctttttttaagACAATTATGAAGTTGTGCATCTATTCCAGTTTtcaagtatattttctttggcAACAAGTGtacattgaaaaggaaatacatgtacatgatgaAAACGTTTCTGTTATCTCGAATGTACTTTAACATGATGATAAcatgtaattataataatttgttgttgaAATTGAGAAGTCAAGATGATTAAGATATAAAAATCACAACAATTTTATCACAAGTCAGCCTTAGTTAAAACAACAAACACAGGATCAAAGTAAAATACAGAAAGCTGAAAATGACGTAATGATGTCTTAAGTTCTGCTTTTCTTAATAGAACAGGTGCTCCCAGTATTTTAAGCTGTGTTCCTAACATTTTCTGCTGTGCACCTAAAATTTTGGCAGTGCACCTAGAAATATACAATTGGTAGCACAAGTGCgcccaaagccaaaaataaactttgggtcctggggcctgtttcttgaaagtcccgagaacttttcaggcccgaaaagccagtcgtcaaactgcaatctgcttattttgaaaagctgatcctttaacatgtttttaatgtaagaaaaactaagaggattgcgaagtttgatggcttcGAACCTTGGCGTTGCGAAGATATagagggaattgtggcacccgaaatatCGGTAGGTCCAAAATCTTTCGgatttttgagaaacaggccactaGTCTCAATCCCTCATTAAAATATACTTCAAACTTTATTAGCTTTATAGTGAAAAGAATTGAATTCTAAAGGAGATATCATGAACTTAAAGTAAATCATCAGTTTTCAAAGTTATCAATCATTTTCCAGTTGTATATGCATCTTATTCatgcaaatttagttttaacaaATATCATTGAAAAACTGTGtgtgacatttgcagactgcagactggcacccattttaaaatggttagccttcaataactgtgagttaAATTTAGTCTGTGGCCTGTGGTCTGCAGTGTAGTCTGCAAATGTCGCACACTGTTAAAAAAACAGTTGCATGCCATGACAAATATTAACACAATTCAAAGTGTGACTTGACTTCATTGTATGACTGACAAATTTACAGCTCGTCCTTCCCCGTGGGCATATTATTTAACTTATTTTTATGAACAAGTAAGtcttaaaaaaagtaaaacctTTAAATGTTAACTTTGCTTGGGATGTTTTTTTAAGCAAGAGCTCAAATCATTGCAAAAAATGGCTGCCCATGTGATCTGATTAAAAATGGTTTAGTAATAATTAAAGGACTTCTAGTACCAGGGCATCTTCGATTAGTCAATGGAACAACAAGTGGGCCTTTCCTTTTAATTTCCTGTCCTGATGCTCTTAGTATCGCAGCTATATTTCTTGTCAGCCTACCGGTATATCACGCTTATGTTATAGATACATACTTCTTTCAGATCCTGGATTTTTTTTCCGTATTGGAGTTGCTTCTTGCGGATCTTCCTGAAAATCGAAGAGGACATGTTAATTAACTTTGATGTACACTTCAGTTCTcgcacaatattattattagccATTAACTTTTTCGGCCAtaaaagataagaaaaaaattgaccaaattttctcaccttGCTATCAAAGAAAAGCGCATAGGTGAGATAAGCAATAACTACACCAATTAAAAACAGATAAAGCAACCACAAAAGAGAAATCATAGCTGGACTTCAAAAGACTATCTGACCATCTGTACGAGTACAACTCGTTTATTTTTCGCACAAGCAAGGGGTCTTATGACTGAGCTTAGGCTTACGTCAAGTTGTTCGCTACGTAAAGTTTTTGGGCTATTATCAGTTAAAGACTTACATTACTTCAAAAGAGACCTATGGACTGTTACGTCTCAGCTGTCTCTCAGCTgatttgacctttatcaactcgtttgatttCTGTCTCTCAGCTGTTTTCGTTTCGAAGTCAAAGTTCATGTGACGTTGAGCCCACGAACAATTCCGATCACCAGCGTCGCGTGACGCGTGACGGTAAGTACTTAATGTCTCCCTAAAGGgtattattatgtatttaaatataaggtatttatagtgtatttaataTAAATTAGCCCTATATACTCatatatacccttatatacccctatataccacTATATGCGCATTTTATagacccctatatacccatgtatacccttatatacccacgtatacccttgtataccctcatataccactatatacccatgtatgccattatatacccctgtatacccacgtataacctggtcaaggggaacgaagatgCTTGGTAAGAGGGTGTGACGGCCCCttaaccatatgtgacaaatcccaggtctactcacagctccaaacctcGGTAGTCAATATAGCAAAAAAATTATATGGCTTATATCCATGGATATTCAAGGgaaaaatcattttatttgtcgtatggtaagcactggagtcgcagattacaaagtgagcgcatgcgccctcctaaaatTAACATACATACAATCATAAGctatatttcatctcgaatttcaaaAAAACGAGAAGagataatatcttcgagacataacatttaaagctaaaatacatagcatatacagatacctactaaatacataatactaaaagatatattcattaaaaagaaaagccgctgtacaaaatgcggccctggattctcttttaaaaccagtaaactcataggtacggataaaatcaggtagcgcattccgcaacttagctgatacgtaagaaaaaagaaaactaagaccataactggttgttccaggtttattgaggaacagcaTGTGATTTCCGCGacgatcatgcataagaaggggacgggagagaaaacgtatttttcatgtaatcagaaaaaccctttcttcaaaaaaaaaaacagcaaaaaaaaacaacaacaaaaaaccacatacttttatcaagtaatacgaggaaattttgaatgcgcttattgcacagagatgtcgagcttgactttcgtagtaagaggacaggtaatctgcaaatataaatatcgttattctcttatttacattattataccgtttctttgacacgagaattacagcgaaaggaaagcacaactttgtcgcgaattttctatgataaaaacttgttcagaaatccaaaatctacgttaacagcacacaccaagcctactcctgagtatctggctaggaaacatttcctctggccgcgcttcagccattcgatgagggccagtctcgtgcttcttaagttgcctcgctcatgcccaaaaagaattctgggtaattctgccatttcatgacaagggaagactcccgattctcatttcatagttttttttcataagcgtcgggccacccagtcctaccagcaaaataacgcatcgattgaaggttttagctttcaaaacttgcccagattgtgtcagtaggtcctggaattggtcaacagaaaggccagagagacaacttcactcgtgaaccgccatgtttacagcagagcattttaggcgtcccagtctgcatgaaaccatctctcgcctctgtctgagacaagaccagacacgcacggttcttacgttacgtttatgcctacaAGATCAACCTAAATGTCAATggctggaaaaaacaaaaacaaaaaaaagaaaccagcatgttaattttttttggtaggctaggtatcgaagagccagaaaatttgctgcgcatgcgctgacggaatgtaaattaaagaaattaaagcaGAAACAGGAGCAGGAGGGTTATGGGCTCCtgattaaagacagattctttcaaaccaaTGATTAAAATTTATTTGACAATGAAAGCCATTTAGTTGTGTAAACGTGATCGTCAATTTGACTTTTGAAATGAGACGCTTGGTGGTAATCTTTTAAAATGGCATGCCCCCAGTGGACACTCCATCCTAGAGAAAGTGGTTGTTGGGCCTCTTGTTACTCTTCTCAAACCAGTCACCAGTGGAGCTCCCTCCCCCTTCAACTCAGAAATTGCGATAAACGCATTCACGTTTTATAATGATAAATACATATTTTTCAGTTGTGAAGGgtttttcttatttcttaatttttttacgCGGTCTTTCGTATCTACTCCTTGAGCCGGCTCGTATATGTTTATTCACAATTTCGtattcatttctttgttttaaaaagtcgTTACGTAATAACGGATTGAGATAAATTCATTTCCGTGGAAGAATTTCATTATTTCGTTGAGGACGAGGCAAACTAGATAGGTAACAGTTATTCCCTGAAGCTtaagtggaggtgaatagtggtggatattaacCGAGTCGCGACTTTAACAGACACTGAGGTGaccaattgttttattatacaccACACAAAATAATCAGCAGAGTTTACTGATAAAGCGAAacaggaagccattttgtttttttcacggTTTGAATGGTgcttgctattcacctccaagctCGCCAATCAGAATGTGTGGTTTATACTAAATGATGATACTTAGTATACAAATGTTTAATTTGCACAAGACAGTTAAGTAATAATTTAATTGGAGAGTGCGCAGAGTTAAGTATatactagaccctccgtgagggtacactgggttgcctgtggtacgtgcaccgttccagacaattttttttaagttggggggtcattaagaccatttaaggggtcacccagaagtcataccagcagatgCCCTTTGGCttaca from Montipora capricornis isolate CH-2021 chromosome 12, ASM3666992v2, whole genome shotgun sequence encodes the following:
- the LOC138027416 gene encoding uncharacterized protein, with amino-acid sequence MSSSIFRKIRKKQLQYGKKIQDLKEKVIDVLKQPSLLLAWDPHVKKVQKVQKVTVASNHDAISVSFNCSNIFLKIVQNIRDFFGEEVNAIYLRQGEVDASQTPEAWFMSSFTEKVIPAEGAQWSCFFVSSIGNGENGEASCQVTLIVEPMLAHFAPVPWLTTSRLAGLQDFISHFKADTSTVRSSEAEVPVIIQSLSTSNNDATKLLENMTHVPSMMSCERETASSTLLPSKCEDDAHLGNVAVVAPVKAFRSQVTVTLSSSLASDYTKHGRVESRTTGNKSNPEVRTGFEPGAATCKPNALTTGPYCDDVLVNNNWLDNDPETYCVFTYAC